A region from the Clostridium beijerinckii genome encodes:
- the cas8c gene encoding type I-C CRISPR-associated protein Cas8c/Csd1, protein MVILQALYKYYDILEDEGTDDLPKEGFSMQNVSFALIISSNGELKGIMDLRDSNGKKILPHEMLVPEQKGRSGKNAPSYFLCDNAKYVLGIGDKEGLPAFNSFKELHNKYLDGNNPLLKFINSFEPSKAFENEILLKYKNELVKNPNIVFKIEGEDGYIHDKEKLLKTWREDSSKENDEITMQCLITGKIEPIARTHTPIKGIRNAQSAGASIVSFNDDSFCSYGKDSSYNAPISKSAMFKYTTVLNYLLRNLKNRMFIGEDTVVFWAEKKGIYEDLLAELLNPTTEKEETETETSDMDARNLAKDILIKYSEGIKLNRENYNIDPSTTVHILGISPNNARLAIAFYEENSFEYFTSRIADHYNNLKIIGNEKSIPIWMILNETVIKNAKDKKISPVLSKSLMNSIFTGRLYPSSLYNAIISRIRADRDINYKRVAIIKACLIRKYKLSKIKEDITVSLNENSSSIPYQLGRLFAVLEKAQLEANGINTIKDRYFTSASATPASVFPVLLKLSLHHTAKGDRTIYFEKLKGAILQMVDEFPKHLSLDEQGEFILGYYHQTQSFYIKKEDK, encoded by the coding sequence ATAGTGATATTACAAGCTTTATATAAATATTATGATATTTTGGAGGATGAAGGAACTGATGATCTTCCTAAAGAAGGTTTCTCTATGCAGAATGTATCTTTTGCCCTAATTATATCTTCAAATGGAGAACTAAAAGGAATAATGGATTTAAGAGATTCTAATGGTAAAAAGATATTGCCACATGAAATGCTAGTACCAGAGCAAAAAGGACGTAGTGGAAAAAATGCACCATCCTACTTTTTATGCGACAATGCAAAATATGTATTAGGAATAGGTGATAAGGAGGGCTTACCAGCATTTAATAGTTTTAAAGAATTACACAATAAATATTTAGACGGAAATAATCCACTATTGAAATTTATTAATAGTTTTGAGCCTTCAAAAGCATTTGAAAATGAAATTCTTTTAAAATATAAGAATGAACTTGTTAAAAATCCTAACATTGTATTTAAAATTGAAGGGGAAGATGGTTATATACATGATAAAGAGAAACTATTAAAAACATGGAGAGAAGATAGCTCAAAAGAAAATGATGAAATTACCATGCAATGCCTTATTACTGGTAAAATTGAACCAATCGCAAGAACGCATACACCAATTAAAGGAATCAGAAATGCTCAGTCAGCAGGTGCTAGCATTGTATCTTTTAATGATGATAGTTTTTGCTCGTATGGAAAAGATTCGAGTTATAATGCACCAATAAGCAAAAGTGCAATGTTTAAGTACACTACAGTACTTAATTACTTATTAAGAAATCTTAAGAACCGTATGTTTATCGGAGAAGATACAGTTGTATTTTGGGCTGAAAAGAAGGGTATATATGAAGACTTATTAGCAGAATTACTAAATCCAACAACTGAAAAAGAAGAAACAGAAACTGAGACTTCTGATATGGATGCTAGGAATTTAGCTAAAGATATTTTAATTAAATATTCTGAAGGTATTAAGCTTAATAGAGAAAATTATAATATAGATCCAAGTACTACTGTTCACATACTTGGAATTTCTCCTAATAATGCAAGATTAGCTATAGCTTTTTATGAGGAAAATTCTTTTGAGTATTTTACAAGTAGAATAGCAGATCATTATAATAATTTGAAAATTATTGGGAATGAAAAATCAATTCCAATATGGATGATTTTAAATGAAACAGTAATAAAAAATGCAAAAGATAAGAAAATATCACCAGTATTAAGTAAGAGCTTAATGAATTCTATATTTACAGGAAGATTGTATCCAAGCTCCTTATATAATGCAATTATTTCAAGAATTAGAGCAGATAGAGATATAAATTATAAACGTGTTGCAATAATTAAGGCATGTTTAATAAGGAAATATAAATTATCTAAAATAAAGGAGGATATAACAGTGAGTTTAAATGAAAATAGTTCAAGTATTCCATATCAATTAGGAAGACTTTTTGCAGTTTTAGAAAAAGCACAACTAGAAGCAAATGGTATCAACACTATTAAAGATAGATATTTTACAAGTGCATCTGCAACTCCTGCATCAGTTTTTCCAGTGCTTTTGAAGCTATCACTACACCATACTGCTAAAGGAGATAGGACAATATATTTTGAAAAATTGAAAGGTGCTATTTTGCAGATGGTAGATGAATTTCCAAAGCATTTGTCTTTAGATGAACAAGGTGAATTTATATTAGGGTATTATCATCAAACACAATCGTTTTATATAAAAAAGGAGGATAAGTAA
- the cas4 gene encoding CRISPR-associated protein Cas4 produces the protein MMFKEEDLLSLSGIQHFYFCKRQWALIHVEQQWAENRATMEGKFIHENADNPFFTESRKDTFISRAIPLASYNLGFYGIADIVEFTKAKKGIELKDKEGLWLPNIVEYKRGKPKEDKRDIVQLVLEVLCLEEMLKCTISSADFFYNETKRRVKVKITDELRNEVIDLSQKMHEIYTSKVTPKAESGKHCKSCSLVDICMPRLTNKKANVANYIEKYCKLGDDDE, from the coding sequence ATAATGTTTAAAGAAGAAGACTTATTATCACTTTCAGGGATACAACATTTTTATTTTTGTAAAAGGCAATGGGCATTAATACATGTAGAACAACAATGGGCAGAAAACAGAGCTACTATGGAGGGAAAGTTTATACATGAAAATGCAGATAATCCATTTTTCACTGAAAGTAGAAAAGATACATTTATAAGTAGAGCTATACCTTTAGCTTCATATAACCTTGGGTTTTATGGAATTGCAGATATAGTTGAATTTACAAAAGCTAAAAAAGGCATTGAATTAAAAGATAAGGAAGGGTTATGGTTACCTAATATAGTTGAATATAAAAGGGGTAAACCCAAAGAAGATAAAAGAGATATAGTTCAGTTAGTGCTCGAAGTATTGTGCCTTGAGGAAATGCTAAAATGTACTATATCTTCAGCAGATTTCTTCTATAATGAAACAAAAAGGCGAGTTAAGGTAAAGATAACAGATGAATTAAGAAATGAAGTTATTGATTTATCTCAAAAAATGCATGAAATATATACAAGTAAAGTTACTCCAAAAGCTGAAAGTGGAAAGCATTGTAAAAGTTGCTCTTTAGTAGATATATGTATGCCACGTTTAACAAATAAAAAAGCGAATGTAGCTAATTATATTGAAAAATATTGCAAGTTAGGAGATGATGATGAGTGA
- a CDS encoding CRISPR-associated helicase/endonuclease Cas3 — translation MNYAHVDENGKYQTVTDHLENVAKLSRDFAKDFEAENTAYVCGILHDIGKCSKEFQDRLLNNGPKVDHSTAGAIEAGKLYGESFKRLLGYIICGHHSGLMNYGSEESGLKLRFNKEIPEYEVEVKNINVDLKQLSMELPKKIKEHKGFTLGFYIRMLYSCLVDADFLDTEEFMNIEASNKRKGNEEFSKLNELFESYMEGKNKNSSKSKINSYRQEIYEDCIKSGSQGINLFSLTVPTGGGKTLSSMAFALKHLKHNNLKKIICVIPYTSIIEQNAKQYKDIFGAENVLEHHSNFDFSEVENDIDSAFSSSSKNLKYTLEKLKYASENWDVPIIVTTNVQFFESLFANKSSRCRKIHNMSNSIVIIDEAQMMPTKFLKPTLNALTELVDNYNTSVVLTTATKPEFPEDILKEKPKEIIAEPEKLYDALKRVKVNYLGKISDENLVEKIDNLERVLVVVNTRKHAEKLYEKADKNNLFHLSANMCPAHRSELLKEIKRKLKNDESCKIISTQLIECGVDISLPVVYRSLSGIDSIAQAAGRCNREGEADSGQVYVFESTEDYGKAIMYQSRTADCGRQILEKFEDPLSLEAISSYFKLLYDTEKDRLDTQNIMDNFEERANELAFSFEKTAKDYKLIDETESLIIPYNDDVSSLIESLKYTEHPNSIARKLQKYTISIHKNKLNELTSEGAIININNQFMVLAYKEGFYDENLGLCLKNQEMLMI, via the coding sequence TTGAATTATGCACATGTAGATGAAAATGGTAAATATCAAACAGTAACTGATCATTTAGAAAATGTAGCTAAATTATCGAGGGATTTTGCGAAAGATTTTGAGGCTGAAAATACTGCATATGTTTGTGGAATACTACATGATATTGGCAAATGCAGCAAGGAATTTCAAGATAGACTATTAAATAATGGACCTAAAGTTGATCATTCTACAGCAGGAGCTATAGAAGCTGGAAAGTTATATGGAGAGTCATTTAAGAGATTATTAGGATATATAATTTGTGGTCATCATTCTGGATTAATGAATTATGGTTCAGAAGAAAGTGGATTAAAATTACGTTTTAATAAGGAAATTCCAGAGTATGAAGTTGAAGTGAAGAATATAAACGTTGATCTTAAGCAATTAAGTATGGAATTACCTAAAAAAATAAAAGAGCATAAGGGTTTTACTTTGGGATTTTATATAAGAATGTTATATTCCTGTTTAGTAGATGCAGATTTTTTAGATACTGAAGAATTTATGAATATAGAAGCGAGTAATAAAAGAAAAGGCAATGAAGAATTTTCTAAATTAAATGAGTTATTTGAATCATACATGGAAGGAAAAAATAAGAATTCTAGCAAGAGTAAAATAAATTCATATAGGCAGGAAATATATGAAGATTGTATAAAGTCAGGAAGTCAAGGCATTAATTTATTTTCTTTAACAGTTCCAACTGGTGGAGGGAAAACTTTATCTTCAATGGCATTTGCACTAAAGCATCTTAAACATAACAATTTAAAAAAGATAATATGTGTAATTCCTTATACTAGCATTATTGAACAAAATGCTAAACAATATAAAGATATTTTTGGAGCCGAAAATGTACTTGAGCATCACAGTAATTTTGATTTTAGTGAAGTTGAAAATGATATTGATTCTGCTTTTAGTAGTAGTTCTAAAAATTTAAAATATACATTAGAAAAATTGAAATATGCTTCAGAAAATTGGGATGTTCCTATTATAGTGACTACGAATGTTCAATTTTTTGAATCTTTATTTGCAAATAAAAGCTCAAGATGTAGAAAAATCCATAACATGTCCAATAGTATTGTAATAATAGATGAAGCTCAGATGATGCCTACTAAGTTTCTAAAACCAACCCTTAATGCATTAACTGAGCTAGTTGATAATTATAATACAAGTGTAGTGTTAACAACTGCTACAAAGCCAGAATTTCCAGAGGATATATTAAAGGAAAAACCAAAGGAAATAATAGCAGAGCCTGAAAAGTTATATGATGCACTTAAAAGAGTCAAAGTTAATTATTTAGGTAAGATAAGCGATGAGAACTTAGTAGAAAAGATTGATAATTTAGAAAGAGTTTTGGTAGTAGTTAATACTAGAAAACATGCTGAAAAGTTATATGAAAAAGCAGATAAGAATAACTTATTTCATTTAAGTGCAAATATGTGTCCAGCACATAGAAGTGAACTCTTGAAGGAAATAAAGAGAAAATTAAAGAACGATGAATCTTGCAAAATAATATCAACTCAATTAATTGAATGTGGAGTTGACATAAGTTTACCAGTGGTATACAGGTCACTTTCAGGAATAGATTCTATTGCACAAGCAGCTGGCAGATGCAATAGAGAAGGGGAAGCTGATTCAGGACAGGTTTATGTTTTTGAGTCTACAGAAGATTATGGAAAAGCAATTATGTATCAAAGCAGAACTGCTGATTGTGGGAGACAGATATTAGAAAAATTTGAAGATCCATTATCGCTAGAAGCTATTTCAAGCTATTTTAAGTTATTATATGATACGGAAAAAGATAGATTAGATACACAAAATATTATGGATAATTTTGAAGAAAGAGCTAATGAATTAGCATTTTCATTTGAAAAGACGGCTAAAGATTATAAACTTATAGATGAAACGGAGAGCTTAATAATTCCTTATAATGATGACGTAAGTAGTCTAATTGAAAGCTTAAAATACACAGAACATCCAAATAGCATTGCACGTAAACTGCAAAAATATACAATTAGTATTCATAAAAATAAATTAAATGAATTAACTTCTGAAGGTGCAATAATAAATATTAATAATCAATTTATGGTGTTAGCGTACAAAGAAGGGTTTTATGATGAAAATCTAGGTTTATGTTTAAAAAATCAGGAAATGTTAATGATTTAG
- the cas7c gene encoding type I-C CRISPR-associated protein Cas7/Csd2, which yields MSNVIDKRYEFVLFFDVENGNPNGDPDAGNMPRIDPETGQGIVTDVCIKRKIRNYVELAREAVEGYEIYVKDGAILNLKHQRAYDYLGVKNTNDKEKKEASKDKDLQKKLTKFMCDNFFDIRTFGAVMSTKVDCGTVRGPIQINFAKSVDPIFQQEVTITRVAVTNEGDSKGSGMGRKHIVPYGLYRVEGYVSAELAKRVTGFTEDDLNLLWEALINMFEHDHSAARGKMATRKLIVFEHETSLGNAPSHILFDKVKVKNINSPSRSINDYEITIDKSPIDGVKIIEKL from the coding sequence ATGAGTAATGTAATAGATAAAAGATATGAATTTGTATTATTTTTCGATGTAGAGAATGGAAATCCTAATGGAGATCCAGATGCAGGTAACATGCCAAGAATAGATCCAGAAACAGGACAAGGAATTGTTACTGATGTTTGTATAAAACGTAAAATTAGAAATTATGTAGAACTCGCAAGAGAAGCAGTAGAAGGATATGAAATTTACGTTAAGGATGGTGCAATTTTAAATTTGAAGCATCAAAGAGCATATGATTATTTAGGCGTTAAAAATACTAATGACAAAGAAAAAAAAGAAGCATCTAAGGATAAAGATTTACAAAAGAAATTAACTAAGTTTATGTGTGATAATTTCTTTGATATAAGGACTTTTGGAGCTGTAATGTCGACTAAAGTTGATTGTGGAACTGTAAGAGGACCAATTCAAATAAATTTTGCAAAGAGTGTTGATCCAATATTTCAACAAGAAGTAACTATAACTAGAGTAGCTGTAACTAATGAAGGAGATTCCAAAGGAAGTGGAATGGGAAGAAAACATATCGTGCCTTATGGTCTTTACAGAGTAGAAGGTTATGTATCAGCAGAGCTTGCAAAGAGAGTTACAGGATTTACAGAAGATGATTTGAATTTATTATGGGAAGCATTAATTAATATGTTTGAGCATGATCATTCAGCAGCAAGAGGAAAAATGGCAACTAGAAAATTAATAGTATTTGAACATGAAACTTCACTTGGAAATGCACCTTCACATATTTTATTTGATAAGGTAAAAGTAAAAAATATAAATAGCCCTTCTAGAAGCATTAATGATTATGAAATAACTATTGATAAAAGCCCTATAGATGGGGTTAAAATAATTGAAAAATTATAA
- the cas2 gene encoding CRISPR-associated endonuclease Cas2: MMVLVTYDVNTESDGGKTRLRRVAKICVNHGQRVQNSVFECLIDPAQFVELKNSLTKVIDSDRDSLRFYLLGKNWENRVEQLGKNNTYHPLDDAIII, encoded by the coding sequence ATGATGGTTTTAGTAACTTATGATGTGAATACTGAGAGTGATGGAGGGAAAACTAGACTTAGAAGGGTAGCTAAGATATGTGTTAATCATGGACAAAGAGTTCAAAATTCTGTATTTGAATGTTTAATTGATCCAGCTCAATTTGTGGAACTAAAAAATTCATTAACTAAAGTTATAGATTCTGATAGAGATAGTTTAAGATTCTACCTACTAGGGAAAAATTGGGAAAATAGAGTAGAGCAACTTGGTAAAAATAACACATATCATCCATTAGATGATGCAATAATAATTTAG
- a CDS encoding ISNCY family transposase: MFSLNKIKQLNLFDQVSELNYLSTKQPVGFLNLLSDNFDLESFIPESFSNHYYSTLGRDRDYKLSSILSALILMQIFHIPTNVLLHLFLIFSTEIREFCGFYDSVPAESYFSRFKTDFEKDIADLFNSLVPNVIDICNEFNLSLPDNSPYKDRNSMLIYDTSGLKPKVKENNPKTLVSEINKQKSYAKAIKKKDYNAYAAAYKNMPKFSEANPSIKLDFVNGHFGYFYKFGILTNGLGIPLGINFFDENFYSSVKQEFETPEEQKYAYDNASLKSVVKPFINNLKSKTNFQFKTFLGDSEFDSYENFGLLKQLNFQKVFIPLNSRNQKNTKINDLEFNTSGIPLCPLTKEQFKSEGSCGGKNRSVRYKFTCPKSYRDKKGKCYLTCETPCTDNKSGRMTYVYPDKDFRLYPGIQRNSDEWAKTYKIRTIIEREISCFKFNPCIQSPNTVNTTTMRSDLYLTAISKLINVILSHSLNNPEYIRSIRKLIAIAA; this comes from the coding sequence ATGTTTTCACTTAATAAAATTAAGCAATTAAATTTGTTTGATCAAGTTTCCGAATTAAACTATCTTTCAACTAAACAACCAGTAGGTTTTTTAAACTTACTTTCTGATAATTTCGACCTGGAAAGTTTTATTCCAGAATCCTTCTCAAATCACTATTACTCTACATTAGGCCGGGATAGAGATTATAAATTATCTTCAATATTATCTGCACTAATACTAATGCAAATATTTCATATTCCTACTAATGTTTTATTACATCTTTTTCTTATATTTTCTACTGAAATAAGAGAATTCTGCGGATTCTATGATTCTGTTCCTGCTGAATCATACTTTAGTAGATTTAAAACCGATTTTGAAAAAGATATAGCAGATTTATTTAATTCTTTAGTTCCTAATGTAATTGATATTTGTAACGAATTTAATCTTTCATTGCCGGATAATTCACCCTATAAAGACCGTAATTCTATGCTTATATATGATACTTCTGGCTTAAAGCCAAAAGTTAAAGAAAACAATCCTAAGACCCTTGTTTCTGAAATTAATAAGCAAAAATCGTACGCGAAAGCCATTAAGAAGAAAGATTACAATGCATACGCTGCGGCATATAAAAACATGCCTAAATTTTCAGAAGCTAATCCTAGTATAAAATTAGATTTTGTTAATGGTCATTTTGGATATTTTTATAAATTTGGTATTTTAACTAACGGATTAGGAATTCCACTTGGAATAAACTTCTTTGATGAAAACTTTTATTCTTCTGTAAAACAAGAATTTGAAACTCCTGAAGAACAAAAATATGCTTATGATAATGCTTCATTAAAATCAGTTGTTAAGCCATTTATAAATAATCTAAAATCAAAAACTAATTTTCAATTTAAAACTTTTTTAGGTGATTCAGAATTTGATAGTTATGAAAATTTCGGACTTTTAAAACAACTTAATTTTCAAAAAGTATTTATTCCCTTAAACTCTCGTAATCAAAAAAATACTAAAATTAATGATTTAGAATTTAATACATCGGGAATTCCATTATGTCCGCTAACCAAAGAACAATTTAAATCAGAAGGTAGTTGTGGTGGTAAAAACCGAAGCGTACGCTATAAATTCACCTGTCCTAAATCTTATAGGGATAAGAAAGGCAAATGCTATCTTACATGTGAAACTCCATGTACTGATAATAAAAGTGGTCGAATGACTTACGTCTATCCGGATAAAGATTTCAGACTTTATCCAGGTATACAAAGGAATTCCGATGAATGGGCTAAAACTTACAAAATACGTACTATTATTGAAAGAGAAATATCTTGTTTTAAGTTTAATCCTTGCATACAGTCACCCAATACAGTAAATACAACCACTATGCGCTCTGACCTTTATTTAACAGCTATATCAAAACTAATAAACGTTATATTGTCTCATTCTCTAAATAACCCCGAATATATTAGGAGCATTAGAAAACTTATTGCAATTGCAGCTTAA
- a CDS encoding subtype I-C CRISPR-associated endonuclease Cas1 — MRTLLNTLYVTNPEAYVSRDGENVVIKIDNKEALRRPIHILENIVCFNYVGISPGLMKLCVDNNVGVSFLNEYGRFMARVSGKVKGNVLLRRTQYRYADEIEKSLEISKNCITGKLVNCRNVVSRSIRDHEDVVDSDKMRFVLEKLSVSLENVKNATNIDELRGIEGEAARNYFSIFDNFILKQKEDFYFTERSKRPPMDNLNALISFAYTLLANDMESALETVGLDPYVGFMHTDRPGRISLALDMIEELRPYIAERFVISLINKKQISPKGFIKKESGGIIMDKDTKSIFLTAWQKRKQEVITHPFLNEKIEIGLIPYVQAMLLARYLRNDIDSYPPFFMR; from the coding sequence GTGAGAACACTTTTAAATACCTTATATGTCACAAATCCTGAAGCATATGTTTCACGAGATGGGGAAAATGTTGTAATAAAGATTGATAATAAAGAAGCATTAAGAAGACCTATACACATATTAGAAAACATTGTTTGCTTTAATTATGTAGGAATAAGTCCAGGACTTATGAAACTTTGTGTAGATAACAATGTTGGCGTATCTTTCTTAAATGAATATGGAAGGTTTATGGCAAGAGTATCTGGAAAAGTAAAAGGAAATGTCCTATTAAGGAGAACTCAGTATAGATATGCAGATGAAATCGAAAAGTCGTTAGAAATATCTAAAAATTGTATAACTGGAAAGCTTGTTAATTGCAGAAATGTAGTTAGTAGATCCATAAGAGATCATGAGGATGTGGTTGATAGTGATAAAATGAGATTTGTTTTAGAAAAGCTATCAGTTTCATTAGAAAATGTAAAAAATGCTACTAACATTGATGAGTTAAGAGGTATTGAAGGAGAAGCAGCTAGAAATTACTTTTCAATATTTGATAACTTTATTTTAAAACAAAAGGAGGACTTTTATTTTACTGAAAGAAGCAAGAGACCTCCTATGGATAATCTTAATGCTTTAATATCTTTTGCATATACACTACTCGCGAATGACATGGAGAGTGCATTAGAAACGGTAGGATTAGATCCTTATGTTGGATTTATGCATACAGATAGGCCAGGGCGAATAAGTTTAGCGTTAGATATGATTGAAGAACTTAGACCTTATATTGCTGAAAGATTTGTGATTTCATTAATTAATAAAAAACAAATTTCACCTAAAGGATTTATTAAAAAGGAAAGTGGTGGAATTATAATGGATAAAGATACGAAGAGCATATTTCTTACTGCTTGGCAAAAGAGAAAACAAGAAGTTATAACACATCCATTTTTAAATGAAAAGATAGAAATTGGATTGATTCCATATGTGCAAGCAATGCTATTAGCAAGGTATTTAAGAAATGACATTGATAGTTATCCGCCATTTTTCATGAGATAA
- the cas5c gene encoding type I-C CRISPR-associated protein Cas5, with protein sequence MGYGIKLKIWGDYACFSRPEMKVERVSYDVITPSAARGILEAIYWKPAIRWVIDEVKIINPIKFENIKRNELSGVISSNTVKRAYLGSKDVNLYQSTKDIVQRGAMVLKDVCYYITAHFELTSEVGESDTVEKHYNIALRRTKKGQCFHRPYLGCREFPAQFQLADEIQEESFYINSEKDLGYMLWDIDFKNDSLPIFFRPTMKDGVISIPDLQRGDR encoded by the coding sequence ATGGGATATGGGATTAAATTAAAAATATGGGGTGATTATGCTTGCTTTAGCAGGCCAGAGATGAAGGTTGAAAGAGTTAGTTATGATGTTATAACTCCATCAGCAGCAAGAGGAATACTAGAAGCCATATATTGGAAACCTGCTATAAGATGGGTAATTGATGAAGTTAAAATTATAAACCCTATAAAATTTGAGAATATAAAAAGAAATGAATTATCAGGAGTAATATCGTCAAATACAGTAAAAAGAGCGTACTTAGGAAGCAAAGATGTTAATCTTTATCAGAGCACAAAAGATATAGTACAAAGAGGTGCTATGGTATTGAAGGATGTTTGTTATTATATTACTGCTCACTTTGAATTAACAAGTGAAGTTGGAGAATCAGATACAGTTGAAAAACATTATAACATAGCTTTAAGAAGAACTAAAAAAGGTCAATGTTTTCATAGACCATACTTAGGATGTAGGGAGTTTCCAGCTCAATTTCAATTAGCAGATGAAATTCAAGAGGAAAGTTTTTATATAAATTCAGAAAAAGATTTAGGCTATATGTTATGGGATATAGATTTTAAAAATGATTCTCTTCCAATCTTTTTTAGACCTACAATGAAAGACGGAGTTATTAGTATTCCTGATTTGCAAAGAGGTGATAGATAG